CTTCCTCGCCCTGGCGCTTTTCTGATGACGCCTCTGACCTTCGATATTCGCGGCAACACCCACCTCAAACAATGGAAAATTTCGCCACACGTAGGCATTTGTTTTTATTTGATAAACTGCGAAACCAGCCAATAGCTTGCAAAAATTTGTATTGATATCCACACACAGACATGGCTTATTTGTGTGGATTTTCACACAGCGGAGATCGCGATCTTGGAACCGCCGACTCTCGTCAAGGCCTTGCTGCGTTTGTCACGCCGCAAGCTTGCGCTCTTGAGCCTTAGCGTCCTCATTGGGCTCGCTCTGGTCGTCGCGGCCTATCATATCGCCTACGATCGCGCACTTGATGGCCTGACCCAGGACGTCCGGACATCGGCGCAACTGCGCGTCTCGGCGCTGCAAAGCGAGATTGACAAACAACGCGCTGTCCCGGCGGTCCTGGCCTCTGACAGTGACGTGAAAGCAGCCCTACAACAGCCGACACGCTCGGGCCTTGATCTTATCTCGGCCAAGCTGGAGAGCCTGCGTCACGAAACCCATGGCGCCGTCATCTATCTGCTCGACCGGCACGGCGTCGCCGTCGCCGCCAGCAACTGGAACCGGCCCGAAAGCTTTGTCGGCTCGGCCTACGGCTTTCGCCGCTATTTCAGCGATGCCGTCCGCAAGACCGAAGCGGCCGAATTCGCCCTGGGCACGGTCAGCCACCGTCCCGGCCTGTTCCTGTCGCACAGCGTCGTGACGGAGGGCCGACTGATCGGCGTCGTCGTGGTCAAGCTGGAGTTCGATAGCCTTGAATCCGACTGGGCCCGCCTCAAGGATACGGCCTTCGTGACCGATAACCGCCATCTGGTCATCATCACGGCGCGGGACAACTGGCGGTTCAAAAGCCCACCGGCCGCGCCTCCTGATCAGATCAGCCTCGCGCTCGACGTCAAGGGCATGACCGGCTGGCAGCTTCACCTCTATCGCTCTGCCGCAGCGGCCCGCCAAGCCGGTCTGGCCGCTGCGGCGATTCTGCTGCTCATTGAAGTCTTGCTGGCGGGCACGATTCTGTGGGCGTGGCGGCGACGCGAAAATCTGCGCCTCAAGGCTCAGTCCGATCAGGCCTATCTGACGCGTCTGGAGCGCGATGTCGGCGATCGCACCCACGCGCTGCGCTATGCCAATGACAAGCTCTCCGAAGAGATCGAGGAACGGCGCAACGCCCAGACACGGCTTAACGAACTGCAGGCCGATCTGGTTCAGGCCAACAAGCTGGCGCAGCTCGGCCAGATCACCGCCGGCGTGGCGCACGAAATCAACCAGCCGCTGGCGACCATCCGGGTTCTGGCCGATAACGCCCTGAGCGGTCTGAAACCGGCCGCCATCCAGACGAATCTGGAGACGATCGTGCGCATGAGCGAGCGCATCGGTCATATCACCGGCGAGTTGCGCGCCTTCTCGCGCAAGGCCACGGGCGAAAGCGAACCCACCTCGGTCAGCGAGGCGGTCGAGGGCTCGATCCTGCTCACGCACAGCCGGCTTAAATCGCACAAGGTCCGCTTTCAGCGCCCCAAAATCGACGCGGGTCTTAAGGTCTGGGGCGAACGCGTGCGGCTGGAGCAGGTGCTCGTCAACCTGTTGCAGAACGCCTTTGAAGCGGTCGAGAGCGTTGCCAGTCCAACCGTTACCCTGCGCCTTGAGGATCAGGGCGACACCCTGCGCCTGATCATCGAGGACAATGGCCCCGGCCTGCCGGAAACCATCCGGAAGGCGCTGTTCATCCCCTTCAAGACCACCAAACCGAAGGGGCTGGGCCTGGGCCTCGTCATCGCCCGCGACATCGTCTCCGATTTCGGCGGCGAGCTGATGGCCGATAGCGACGTGGCGCACGGCGCGCGCTTTATAGTTTCGCTGCGCAAGGTTTCGCCATGACCGCCGCCACGATCCTGTTTATCGACGATGATGACGATCTGCGCGCCGCACACGTGCAGGGGCTCGAACTGGCCGGCTTCACCCTCCGGTCTTTCGCCGGCGGACACGACGCGCTGAAAGGCCTCACGCCTGACTTCGCCGGCGTCGTGGTGACCGATGTGCGGATGCCCGGCATGGACGGTTTCGAGGTCTTCAAACGTATTCAGGCCATCGACGACACCATTCCGGTCGTGCTGATCACCGGGCATGGCGATGTGCCGATGGCCGTCAGGGCGTTGAAAGACGGCGCCTACGACTTCCTCACCAAGCCCTTCGCCATGGATACGCTGAGCGCGGCCCTGCGCCGCGCGCTTGAAGCGCGCCGTCTGATCCTGGAAAACCGCCAGCTTCGCGCGCTCTATACCGCCGCCGGAGACGACGAGGACCGCCTCTTGGGTGAGAGCTCCGTCATGCAGCACCTGCGCCAGACGATCGCGCAGATCGCCGCGGCCGATGTCGATATCCTGATCGCGGGCGAAACCGGGGTCGGCAAGGAACGGGTGGCGCGCACCATCCACCGCCAGAGCGATCGCCGGCACAAGCCCTTCATTCAGGTCAATTGCGCGGTGATGCCGGATTCGATCTTCGCTGCCGAGCTCTTCGGCGTCGACTCGGGCGCACGGCTCGAAGCCGGCGCGCCCTTGTCACGCCGCAGTGTGGGCAAGATTGAAAAGGCCCAGAAGGGCACGCTCTTTCTCGATGATATCGAAGGCCTGAGCCTGCCGCTCCAAGCCAAGTTGCTGCGCGTCGTCGAAGCGCGCGAACTGTGGGTTCTGGGCGCCGATGAACCGAGGCCGGTTGAGTTGCGCATCATCGCCTCAAGCCGCAGCGATCTCAGTCAGGCGATGGAGGCCGGCGCCTTCCGGGCCGACCTCTATTACCGCCTGAGCGGGGTGACCCTCAAAGTGCCACCGCTCAGAAACCGCAAGGACGACATTCTCTTGCTGTTCCAGCACTGTCTTGTCGCTGCGTCCGCCCGCCTCAAACGCTCCGCTCCGCCCCTAACCGCCGAGCTCAGCCGACATCTGCAGGCGCACGACTGGCCGGGCAATGTGCGCGAACTTGAACAATATGCCGAACGCTACGCCCTGGGGCTTGAGGTGGCCACAGCGGCCGAGTTGGATTCCTTCGATGGCGATCAGGGCTTGTCAGCGCGTGTCGCCGCCTTCGAAGCCGCGCTGCTGCGCGAAACGCTTTCTGGCTGTCAGGGCAGCGCTGCCGAAGCCATGAAGCGCCTCAAGCTGCCGCGCAAAACCTTTTACGACAAGCTCAACCGCTACAGGATTGATATCCGGGCGTTCCGGTAAGGAAACAAAGCTGCCGAAACAGCCGCCGCATTGTTATTTTACAAGCCGGCAGCGCATGACTGAAACGGCGTCGTGCCTGGCACGGCCGATCAAAGTTTCAGGAGACGATCATGGTAGATGCAGCAGATATTCATGAACATGCGGACGTTATCGGCGCCGATGGCGTTCATGTCGGCACGGTGGACCGCGTTGAAGGCCATCGCATCAAGCTTAAAAAGCTTGAGGTGGAAAGCAATGCGCGCAAGGGCCATCACCACTTCATCGACCTTGGGCTTGTCGCCGACATAGAAGGCGATCAGGTGCGGCTGTCGGCCAATGCCGATGTCGCTGTGACGCTTGAGGAAGAAGAAGACGGCGATGGTGTCTGACGTGCGGCGTCAAACGGCATTCTGATGCCTTAGAGCGTGTTCCGATCTGATTGAATCTGATCGGTGCTCTAATTTTTTGTTTTGACGCGCTTTTTTATCCGAAAAGTGCGTCACACTTTTCGGAAAGCGCTCTAGCGCACGTCATGAGCCGGTGCCGTGAAAACGCCTTTAGTGGCGCTCACGCACCGGTGCATCGTCTGCGTCAAGGCTCATAGCCCGCACCAGTTCGAGGATCTTGCGGCGGCGCAGAGCGCCCTTGATGCGCGGAAAGGCCTCGGCCAGTTCGATACCCTCACCGGTAGCCAGGAAATCATGGACCGAGCGTTCCGATGCCGATTCCATGAAGGGCTCGCCGTTGCTGCCGGGTACAAAGCCTTCGTAAAAGAAGCTCACCGGCACTTTCAGGAAGAGCGCCATTTCATACAGCTTCGATGCGCTGATGCGGTTGGCGCCGCGCTCATATTTTTGCACCTGCTGAAATGTCAGGCCGATCGACTTGGCCAGAGCTTCCTGCGTCAGGCCGAGGGACTTGCGGCGGGAACGCACCCGCATGCCGACATGGAGATCGACGGGGTTGATATCTTTTACTTCAGTTGACATACGCTTTAGCCTTACTCCAGTTCGTCGCGATACCCATCAACACGCCGCGAGACTTAAGCAAGCATACGCACGTTTCAGGCGATTGGATTTTCACTTAAACACGCTGTGAGTTTCTTTTTTGAACTTACAGCCTTTACATGCCAAAATCCAGTACGTCGCCAAAGATAATAGGACGAATCAGGCTGCCGTCATCTCATGTGCCTCGACAGAGTCGACGGTCCAGCTCGAACTGGTTCCCCGGCACCGCATCAGGAACTGATCGCCATTTTGCCACGGACGGCAGATCGCGCGCGACCCCTTGATATCCAGATAGAGCCCGGTGATGTCGAAGCGCTCTACCACGGCCTCGACATTTCGGTTCTCAAGCCTCAACTGAAGACGATCGCCGCGGTGAAGTCTGCCGCCCTGAACGCAAAAAGTGGTCCCTACAGCGAGATTTTCACACTGACTTGAAGCTGAAAGTTGCATGGTTTCCTCCATATTTTGTCCATAAAATATGAGAAAAAACGCATTAAAAAGCCATGTGGTTCGGCATGCCCGCCGAACACGGTCGATCACTTTCGCGGCAAACTGTCGATGATATCGGCCAGCGCGACGAGGCACGACACGCCAAGCGCCCGCGAACGTTCGATCGACCAGCCGCGTAAGCTGTCGGGCGCATCGTCGTGATCCTTGAACGGCATTTCCAGCGTCATGGCGATGGCGTTGAAACGCTCCGCCACGGCATTGGTCGAGACCTTCAGATTGGCCGCACCGGGGGGGGGAATATCGTAACCATAGGTCGTCTGGAAATCGGACGTGCGGGCTTTCAGGCGGTCGAGATAGGATGCGTAGAGCGCGCCGCGCGCCTCGGTCCACGACGGCGTGCCCTCGAAACCCGCCATGAAAACGTGCGGGATAGCCTCGTCGCCATGCACATCGATGGCGAAATCGACGCCGCTGGTATCCATAGCCTTGAGCACATAGAGAATTTCGGGGCTACGCTCCGGCGTGGGGCCGGCCCATTCGCGGTTGAGATCGGTGCCGACCGCATTGGTGCGCAGATGGCCGCGCGCGCTGCCATCGGGGTTCATATTGGGTACGATGTAGAAGGTGGCCGCCTCGCGCAGCTTCACTGCCACGGGATCATCACCGGTCAGGAAGGCGATGGTGCCCTCCATCCACCATTCGGCCATGGTTTCGCCGGGATGCTGACGGGCATAGAGCCAGACGCGCTTCATGCCCGTGCCGAGGGTGAAAAGATCGAAGTCGCGGCCATCCAGCGTCTGGCCTAGCACGGTGTGCGACACGCCTTCTTTGGCGGCGATTTCGGCCACGAAAGCGCGGTGGCGTTCGCTTTGAAACGGTGCGAAATAGGCGAACCATACCGTATCGGTCAGGGGCGTGTGGCGGATGGTCAGCACGCCATCGGCATAAGCGGTTTCGGTCTGGAGCCAGTCGGCATGATCGCTGCTGACGCGCGCGCGGTAGTTTTCCCAGCCGCCGGTATAGGCCGAGCCGCCGGCATTGGTGAGGCGCAGCTCCAGCGGCACGCCGGCGGCGCCATCAACGCGAAAATGGAACCACTGGTAATAGTGCGAACCGTTATCCGGCCGTATCGCCAGATCCCAACTGGCGCCCTCGCCGCTTAAAACCTCGATATTGCCCCCATCGAAATCGGACGTGATGCTGATGGCCATGATCAGGCTCCCTTGGCGGCGATAACCGCTCCGTGATAGGTGCCAGCGATGAAATCACGCACCTTTTGCGACGTCAGGGCCTCGGCCAGCGCCGTGATGCGGACGTCGTCCTTGTTGTCCGGACGGGCGACGAGATAGTTGAGATAGGGGCTGTCCGGCCCTTCGATGATCAGGGCATCCTTTTGCGGATCGAGCTTGGCGTCAAGCGCGTAGTTGGTGTTGATCAGGGCCATATCGACCTCGCCCAGCACGCGCGGCAGCGACGGCGATTCCAGTTCCTTGAAGACGAAGGTCTTCGGATTGGCGACGATATCCTTTGGCGTGGCGGCGATATCGTTGGGGTCTTTCAGCGTGATCAGGCCGTTCTTGTGCAGCAGGATGAGGGCGCGGCCGGTATTGGTCGGGTCGTTCGGCAGGGCAATGACCGCGCCATTTTTCAGGTCGGCGATGGCCTTGACCTTGCGCGAATAGGCGCCAAACGGCTCGACATGGACGCCCACGATCGGCAGCAGATGGGTGCCGTGCTCGGAATTGAAGGCCTGAAGATACGGCAGGGTCTGGAAATAGTTGGCGTCGATCAGCTTTTGCTCAACCTGCATATTGGGCTGGACGTAATCATTGAACACCTTGATCTGCAGGTCGATGCCCTTGGCGGCCAGATCGGGCTGCACCGCTTTCAGGATTTCAGCGTGCGGCACGGCGGTGGCGGCCACGGTCAGGACATTGGCCTTCGCAGCGGGTTTGGCGCAGGCCGAAACCGCCAGGGCCGACAACACGAACAGACGACGAGACAACATTGTAATATCCTTACTTTCTATGGAAACGCGCCACCAGCGCATCTCCCAACATTTGCAGCCCCTGCACCAGCACCACGATCAGCGCGACCGTGACCACCATGACATCGGTCT
The window above is part of the Asticcacaulis sp. MM231 genome. Proteins encoded here:
- a CDS encoding ATP-binding protein, which encodes MEPPTLVKALLRLSRRKLALLSLSVLIGLALVVAAYHIAYDRALDGLTQDVRTSAQLRVSALQSEIDKQRAVPAVLASDSDVKAALQQPTRSGLDLISAKLESLRHETHGAVIYLLDRHGVAVAASNWNRPESFVGSAYGFRRYFSDAVRKTEAAEFALGTVSHRPGLFLSHSVVTEGRLIGVVVVKLEFDSLESDWARLKDTAFVTDNRHLVIITARDNWRFKSPPAAPPDQISLALDVKGMTGWQLHLYRSAAAARQAGLAAAAILLLIEVLLAGTILWAWRRRENLRLKAQSDQAYLTRLERDVGDRTHALRYANDKLSEEIEERRNAQTRLNELQADLVQANKLAQLGQITAGVAHEINQPLATIRVLADNALSGLKPAAIQTNLETIVRMSERIGHITGELRAFSRKATGESEPTSVSEAVEGSILLTHSRLKSHKVRFQRPKIDAGLKVWGERVRLEQVLVNLLQNAFEAVESVASPTVTLRLEDQGDTLRLIIEDNGPGLPETIRKALFIPFKTTKPKGLGLGLVIARDIVSDFGGELMADSDVAHGARFIVSLRKVSP
- a CDS encoding sigma-54 dependent transcriptional regulator, whose product is MTAATILFIDDDDDLRAAHVQGLELAGFTLRSFAGGHDALKGLTPDFAGVVVTDVRMPGMDGFEVFKRIQAIDDTIPVVLITGHGDVPMAVRALKDGAYDFLTKPFAMDTLSAALRRALEARRLILENRQLRALYTAAGDDEDRLLGESSVMQHLRQTIAQIAAADVDILIAGETGVGKERVARTIHRQSDRRHKPFIQVNCAVMPDSIFAAELFGVDSGARLEAGAPLSRRSVGKIEKAQKGTLFLDDIEGLSLPLQAKLLRVVEARELWVLGADEPRPVELRIIASSRSDLSQAMEAGAFRADLYYRLSGVTLKVPPLRNRKDDILLLFQHCLVAASARLKRSAPPLTAELSRHLQAHDWPGNVRELEQYAERYALGLEVATAAELDSFDGDQGLSARVAAFEAALLRETLSGCQGSAAEAMKRLKLPRKTFYDKLNRYRIDIRAFR
- a CDS encoding DUF2171 domain-containing protein — protein: MVDAADIHEHADVIGADGVHVGTVDRVEGHRIKLKKLEVESNARKGHHHFIDLGLVADIEGDQVRLSANADVAVTLEEEEDGDGV
- a CDS encoding helix-turn-helix transcriptional regulator gives rise to the protein MSTEVKDINPVDLHVGMRVRSRRKSLGLTQEALAKSIGLTFQQVQKYERGANRISASKLYEMALFLKVPVSFFYEGFVPGSNGEPFMESASERSVHDFLATGEGIELAEAFPRIKGALRRRKILELVRAMSLDADDAPVRERH
- a CDS encoding M14-type cytosolic carboxypeptidase — its product is MAISITSDFDGGNIEVLSGEGASWDLAIRPDNGSHYYQWFHFRVDGAAGVPLELRLTNAGGSAYTGGWENYRARVSSDHADWLQTETAYADGVLTIRHTPLTDTVWFAYFAPFQSERHRAFVAEIAAKEGVSHTVLGQTLDGRDFDLFTLGTGMKRVWLYARQHPGETMAEWWMEGTIAFLTGDDPVAVKLREAATFYIVPNMNPDGSARGHLRTNAVGTDLNREWAGPTPERSPEILYVLKAMDTSGVDFAIDVHGDEAIPHVFMAGFEGTPSWTEARGALYASYLDRLKARTSDFQTTYGYDIPPPGAANLKVSTNAVAERFNAIAMTLEMPFKDHDDAPDSLRGWSIERSRALGVSCLVALADIIDSLPRK
- a CDS encoding MetQ/NlpA family ABC transporter substrate-binding protein, with the protein product MLSRRLFVLSALAVSACAKPAAKANVLTVAATAVPHAEILKAVQPDLAAKGIDLQIKVFNDYVQPNMQVEQKLIDANYFQTLPYLQAFNSEHGTHLLPIVGVHVEPFGAYSRKVKAIADLKNGAVIALPNDPTNTGRALILLHKNGLITLKDPNDIAATPKDIVANPKTFVFKELESPSLPRVLGEVDMALINTNYALDAKLDPQKDALIIEGPDSPYLNYLVARPDNKDDVRITALAEALTSQKVRDFIAGTYHGAVIAAKGA